One genomic window of Nicotiana sylvestris chromosome 10, ASM39365v2, whole genome shotgun sequence includes the following:
- the LOC138880363 gene encoding cytochrome P450 CYP749A22-like, protein MLTKLDFLASSQIWKSRDEIESEKLEQGIRDSITRIIKKRQQEIFGQEHNFGSDFLGKLLEAYQDYNEKPISVEDIVDECKTFYFAGHETTTSLLGWTILLLATNKNWQEKARKEVLESFGKNVPTADGLSRLKIMNMIIEESLRLYPPVPFIKRKVNKKVQLGKLTLPPQMQLYISPLAVQHDPKIWGEDVHIFKPERFAEGVVKATNNNPVAFLPFGYGPRTCLGLNFAMIESKVTLSMILQRYMFTVSPSYVHSPVQLFMLRPQHGVKIILHKI, encoded by the exons ATGCTCACAAAATTAGATTTCCTGGCATCAAG TCAAATTTGGAAAAGCAGAGATGAAATAGAGTCAGAGAAACTGGAGCAGGGCATACGCGACAGTATTACTCGaataataaagaaaagacaacaGGAAATTTTTGGGCAAGAACATAACTTTGGAAGTGATTTCCTTGGGAAACTCTTAGAGGCTTATCAAGATTATAATGAGAAGCCAATTTCAGTAGAAGATATAGTTGATGAATGCAAGACATTTTATTTTGCTGGTCATGAAACAACTACTTCTTTACTTGGATGGACTATACTCTTGCTAGCTACAAACAAGAATTGGcaagaaaaagcaagaaaagaagtTCTTGAATCATTTGGCAAAAATGTTCCTACCGCAGATGGCCTATCAAGACTGAAAATA ATGAACATGATTATTGAAGAATCTTTAAGATTGTACCCTCCGGTGCCATTCATCAAAAGGAAAGTAAACAAGAAAGTACAGCTAGGGAAGCTAACTTTACCACCTCAAATGCAGCTATATATATCACCATTAGCAGTTCAACATGATCCTAAAATATGGGGAGAAGATGTACATATTTTCAAACCAGAAAGATTTGCTGAAGGTGTTGTTAAAGCTACAAACAACAATCCAGTTGCATTCTTGCCATTTGGTTATGGACCTCGAACTTGCTTAGGCTTGAACTTTGCTATGATTGAATCTAAAGTTACTCTTTCGATGATTCTACAACGTTATATGTTTACAGTTTCACCAAGTTATGTTCATTCTCCTGTTCAGCTTTTTATGCTTCGTCCACAGCATGGAGTTAAAATCATTCTCCACAAGATTTAA
- the LOC104214774 gene encoding cytochrome P450 CYP749A22-like — translation MDLGGIFIIFFFSTLCLYLLWTIIKFLYLVWWIPLQIQNRMSFQGIKGPLYSFPHGNTKEISLMRSQTMDKPMMDISHYIFPRIQPHVYSWTRMYGRNFLTWHGSKPYLFVTEPELIKEILANKEDTYPKMDMEGYAKKLLGEALITNEGEKWAKVRKLANHTFHAESLKHMVPEMSASVQTMLEKWKKHEGKEFDVFKDFGLLTTEVISRTAFGSSYMEGKHIFEMVAKLTAITVKNIYNVRFPGIIMLIRTNDEIEAEKLERGIKSSILELVRKREKVKDRTFENFGTDYLGQLMKLLHESDMNKSITIDQMIDEVKALFGAGHLTTTSLLGWSVFLLAHHPEWQEKARKEVLEFCGLKNPTSDAITRLRTMNMILNECMRLYPPVITMSRKVKREVRLGSMTLPANMTIFMPILALHHDPQIWGKDVHIFKPERFAEGVAKATNNNAAAFFPFGLGPRTCVGLNFTTNEAKIALSMILQRYKFTLSPNYVHNPCDIFILTPKDGVNVVLESI, via the exons ATGGATTTAGGTGGAATTTTCATAATCTTCTTTTTCAGTACCCTCTGTCTCTATCTCCTTTGGACAATCATTAAATTCCTTTATTTAGTATGGTGGATACCacttcaaatacaaaatagaatgAGTTTTCAGGGAATCAAAGGACCCCTTTATAGCTTTCCCCATGGGAATACCAAAGAAATTTCACTCATGAGAAGCCAAACTATGGATAAACCTATGATGGATATTTCTCATTACATTTTCCCAAGAATTCAGCCTCATGTTTACTCTTGGACAAGGATGTATG GGAGGAATTTCCTCACTTGGCATGGCTCAAAACCATACTTATTTGTCACTGAACCAGAACTTATCAAAGAAATATTGGCCAATAAAGAAGACACTTACCCGAAAATGGACATGGAAGGCTATGCAAAAAAACTACTAGGGGAAGCACTAATAACCAATGAAGGTGAAAAATGGGCAAAAGTAAGAAAACTAGCCAACCACACTTTCCACGCCGAAAGCCTGAAA CATATGGTGCCAGAAATGAGTGCGAGTGTTCAAACAATGCTAGAGAAATGGAAAAAACACGAAGGAAAAGAGTTCGACGTGTTCAAGGATTTTGGACTGTTAACAACTGAAGTAATTTCCAGGACAGCGTTTGGAAGCAGCTATATGGAAGGCAAACATATTTTCGAGATGGTGGCAAAATTAACTGCAATAACTGTCAAAAATATTTACAATGTCAGATTTCCTGGAATCAT TATGCTAATAAGAACAAATGATGAAATTGAAGCAGAGAAACTTGAAAGAGGAATCAAGAGCTCCATCCTTGAGCTagtaaggaaaagagaaaaggttAAAGATCGAACGTTTGAGAATTTTGGGACTGATTACCTAGGACAACTTATGAAGCTTTTGCACGAATCGGACATGAACAAAAGTATCACAATAGATCAAATGATCGACGAGGTCAAGGCATTGTTTGGTGCTGGACATCTTACAACAACAAGCTTACTTGGTTGGTCTGTTTTTCTCTTAGCACATCATCCAGAATGGCAAGAAAAAGCCAGAAAAGAAGTGTTAGAATTTTGTGGCCTTAAAAATCCAACTTCTGATGCAATCACAAGACTAAGAACA ATGAACATGATACTTAATGAATGTATGAGATTGTATCCTCCAGTTATTACAATGTCAAGGAAAGTTAAAAGAGAAGTTAGACTAGGGAGCATGACTCTTCCTGCTAACATGACAATTTTCATGCCAATTTTGGCACTGCACCACGATCCACAAATTTGGGGTAAAGATGTTCATATTTTCAAACCCGAGAGGTTCGCAGAAGGGGTGGCTAAAGCAACAAACAACAACGCAGCAGCATTTTTCCCCTTTGGATTGGGACCTCGTACTTGTGTTGGTCTGAATTTTACAACAAATGAAGCAAAGATTGCCTTATCAATGATTTTGCAGCGTTATAAGTTCACTCTGTCACCTAATTATGTTCATAATCCTTGTGATATTTTCATTTTGACTCCCAAGGATGGAGTTAATGTTGTCCTTGAATCTATTTAG
- the LOC138880416 gene encoding cytochrome P450 CYP749A22-like, with amino-acid sequence MDLGGIFIIFFFSTLCLYLLWTIIKFLYLVWWIPLQIQNRMSFQGIKGPLYSFPHGNTKEISLMRSQTMDKPMMDISHYIFPRIQPHVYSWTRMYGRNFLTWHGSKPYLFVTEPELIKEILANKEDTYPKMDMEGYAKKLLGEALITNEGEKWAKVRKLANHTFHAESLKHMVPEMSASVQTMLEKWKKHEGKEFDVFKDFGLLTTEVISRTAFGSSYMEGKHIFEMVAKLTAITVKNIYNVRFPGIIMLIRTNDEIEAEKLERGIKSSILELVRKREKVKDRTFENFGTDYLGQLMKLLHESDMNKSITIDQMIDEVKALFGAGHLTTTSLLGWSVFLLAHHPEWQEKARKEVLEFCGLKNPTSDAITRLRTMNMILNECMRLYPPVITMTRKVKREVRLGSMTLPANMTIFMPILALHHDPQIWGKDVHIFKPERFAEGVAKATNNNAAAFFPFGLGPRTCVGLNFTTNEAKIALSMILQRYKFTLSPNYVHNPCDIFILTPKDGVKVVLESI; translated from the exons ATGGATTTAGGTGGAATTTTCATAATCTTCTTTTTCAGTACCCTCTGTCTCTATCTCCTTTGGACAATCATTAAATTCCTTTATTTAGTATGGTGGATACCacttcaaatacaaaatagaatgAGTTTTCAGGGAATCAAAGGACCCCTTTATAGCTTTCCCCATGGGAATACCAAAGAAATTTCACTCATGAGAAGCCAAACTATGGATAAACCTATGATGGATATTTCTCATTACATTTTCCCAAGAATTCAGCCTCATGTTTACTCTTGGACAAGGATGTATG GGAGGAATTTCCTCACTTGGCATGGCTCAAAACCATACTTATTTGTCACTGAACCAGAACTTATCAAAGAAATATTGGCCAATAAAGAAGACACTTACCCGAAAATGGACATGGAAGGCTATGCAAAAAAACTACTAGGGGAAGCACTAATAACCAATGAAGGTGAAAAATGGGCAAAAGTAAGAAAACTAGCCAACCACACTTTCCACGCCGAAAGCCTGAAA CATATGGTGCCAGAAATGAGTGCGAGTGTTCAAACAATGCTAGAGAAATGGAAAAAACACGAAGGAAAAGAGTTCGACGTGTTCAAGGATTTTGGACTGTTAACAACTGAAGTAATTTCCAGGACAGCGTTTGGAAGCAGCTATATGGAAGGCAAACATATTTTCGAGATGGTGGCAAAATTAACTGCAATAACTGTCAAAAATATTTACAATGTCAGATTTCCTGGAATCAT TATGCTAATAAGAACAAATGATGAAATTGAAGCAGAGAAACTTGAAAGAGGAATCAAGAGCTCCATCCTTGAGCTagtaaggaaaagagaaaaggttAAAGATCGAACGTTTGAGAATTTTGGGACTGATTACCTAGGACAACTTATGAAGCTTTTGCACGAATCGGACATGAACAAAAGTATCACAATAGATCAAATGATCGACGAGGTCAAGGCATTGTTTGGTGCTGGACATCTTACAACAACAAGCTTACTTGGTTGGTCTGTTTTTCTCTTAGCACATCATCCAGAATGGCAAGAAAAAGCCAGAAAAGAAGTGTTAGAATTTTGTGGCCTTAAAAATCCAACTTCTGATGCAATCACAAGACTAAGAACA ATGAACATGATACTTAATGAATGTATGAGATTGTATCCTCCAGTTATTACAATGACAAGGAAAGTTAAAAGAGAAGTTAGACTAGGGAGCATGACTCTTCCTGCTAACATGACAATTTTCATGCCAATTTTGGCACTGCACCACGATCCACAAATTTGGGGTAAAGATGTTCATATTTTCAAACCCGAGAGGTTCGCAGAAGGGGTGGCTAAAGCAACAAACAACAACGCAGCAGCATTTTTCCCCTTTGGATTGGGACCTCGTACTTGTGTTGGTCTGAATTTTACAACAAATGAAGCAAAGATTGCCTTATCAATGATTTTGCAGCGTTATAAGTTCACTCTGTCACCTAATTATGTTCATAATCCTTGTGATATTTTCATTTTGACTCCCAAGGATGGAGTTAAAGTTGTCCTTGAATCTATTTAG
- the LOC138880153 gene encoding uncharacterized protein: MHDFIMAEDSELWDIICDGPFVLTNNVGDLPVMMPKTRKEYTDGDRKVVEKNFCAKKILVCVIGPDEYNRISASQSTKEIWETLQTAHEGTTQVKQSNIDMFTTKYELFRMKNDESIQDMHTRFTSIIKELHSLGEFIPMNKIVRKILSILPSSWESKVMLLLKQRTCRR, translated from the coding sequence atgcatgattttatcatggctgaagATTCTGAGTTGTGGGATATTATATGTGATGGTCCTTTTGTCCTAACAAATAATGTCGGAGATCTTCCAGTGATGATGCCAAAGACCAGGAAAGAATACACCGATGGAGATAGGAAAGTTGTGGAGAAAAATTTTTGTGCCAAGAAAATTTTGGTGTGTGTCATAGGACCTGATGAATACAACAGGATCTCAGCTTCTCAATCCACCAAGGAGATATGGGAAACTTTGCAAACAGCACATGAGGGAACCACTCAAGTAAAGCAATCTAATATTGATATGTTTACCACTAAGTATGAGCTCTTTAGGATGAAAAacgatgaatctattcaagacatgcacacaagattcacttccatcataaagGAGTTACACTCACTAGGTGAATTCATTCCCATGAACAAGATCGTGAGGAAAATTCTTAGTATCCTGCCTAGTTCATGGGAGAGTAAAGTAATGCTATTACTGAAGCAAAGGACTTGCAGGAGATGA